The Neomonachus schauinslandi chromosome 4, ASM220157v2, whole genome shotgun sequence genome includes a region encoding these proteins:
- the TENT5C gene encoding terminal nucleotidyltransferase 5C: MAEENSTTRDCVSFSVLNWDQVSRLHEVLTEVVPIHGRGNFPTLEITLKDIVQTVRGRLEEAGIKVQDVRLNGSAAGHVLVKDNGLGCKDLDLIFHVALPTETEFQLVRDVVLCSLLNFLPEGVNKLKISPVTLKEAYVQKLVKVCTDTDRWSLISLSNKNGRNVELKFVDSIRRQFEFSVDSFQIILDSLLFFYDCSSSPISEHVHPTVIGESVYGDFEEAFDHLQNRLIATKNPEEIRGGGLLKYSNLLVRDFRPTDQEEIKTLERYMCSRFFIDFPDILEQQRKLETYLQNHFAEEERSKYDYLMILRRVVNESTVCLMGHERRQTLNLISLLALRVLAEQNIIPNATNVTCYYQPAPYVSDGNFNNYYVAHPPVTYSQPYPTWLPCN; this comes from the coding sequence atggcagaggagaacAGCACTACCAGGGACTGCGTGTCCTTCAGCGTGCTCAACTGGGATCAGGTTAGCCGGCTGCATGAGGTCCTGACCGAGGTCGTACCCATCCATGGACGAGGCAACTTTCCAACCTTGGAGATAACCCTGAAGGACATCGTCCAGACCGTGCGCGGCCggctggaggaggcaggcatCAAAGTGCAGGACGTCCGGCTGAACGGCTCCGCAGCGGGCCACGTCTTGGTCAAAGACAATGGCCTGGGTTGCAAAGACCTGGACCTGATCTTTCACGTGGCTCTTCCCACGGAGACAGAATTTCAGCTGGTCAGAGATGTGGTGCTGTGCTCCCTTCTGAACTTCCTGCCGGAGGGCGTGAACAAGCTCAAGATCAGCCCGGTCACCCTGAAGGAGGCGTACGTCCAGAAGCTGGTGAAGGTCTGCACGGACACTGACCGCTGGAGCCTGATTTCCCTCTCCAACAAGAACGGGAGGAACGTGGAGCTGAAATTCGTCGACTCCATCCGGCGCCAGTTTGAGTTTAGCGTGGACTCTTTTCAGATCATCCTGGACTCTCTGCTCTTCTTCTACGACTGCTCCAGCAGCCCCATCTCTGAGCACGTCCACCCCACGGTGATCGGGGAGAGCGTGTATGGGGACTTTGAGGAAGCCTTCGACCACCTGCAGAACAGACTGATCGCCACCAAGAACCCCGAAGAGATCAGGGGTGGGGGACTGCTCAAGTACAGCAACCTCCTCGTGCGGGACTTCCGGCCCACAGACCAGGAAGAAATCAAAACTCTGGAGCGTTACATGTGTTCCAGGTTTTTCATCGACTTCCCGGACATCCTTGAACAGCAAAGGAAGCTGGAGACCTACCTTCAAAACCACTTTGCCGAAGAAGAGAGGAGCAAGTACGACTACCTCATGATCCTTCGCAGGGTAGTGAACGAGAGCACCGTGTGCCTCATGGGGCACGAGCGGAGGCAGACCCTGAACCTCATCTCCCTCCTGGCCTTGCGCGTGCTGGCAGAGCAGAACATCATCCCCAACGCCACCAACGTCACCTGTTACTACCAACCAGCTCCTTACGTCAGTGATGGCAACTTCAACAACTACTATGTTGCCCATCCTCCCGTCACCTACAGCCAGCCGTACCCTACCTGGCTGCCCTGTAACTAA